One window of Nakaseomyces glabratus chromosome A, complete sequence genomic DNA carries:
- the COX12 gene encoding cytochrome c oxidase subunit VIb (CAGL0A03542g~Cytochrome c oxidase), which yields MSDSPLHTVGFDPRFPNQNQTRHCWQAYVDYHKCINLKGEDFAPCKVFWKTYSSLCPVEWVEKWDDQREKGIFAGDISPEESK from the coding sequence ATGTCTGACTCACCATTGCACACTGTTGGTTTCGACCCAAGATTCCCAAACCAAAACCAAACTAGACACTGCTGGCAAGCATATGTGGATTACCACAAGTGTATCAACCTGAAGGGTGAAGATTTCGCACCATGCAAAGTGTTCTGGAAGACGTACTCTTCTCTATGTCCTGTCGAATGGGTTGAGAAATGGGATGACCAAAGAGAGAAAGGTATCTTTGCCGGTGACATTAGTCCAGAAGAGAGCAAATAG
- the RIC1 gene encoding Ric1p (CAGL0A03564g~Ortholog(s) have guanyl-nucleotide exchange factor activity and role in intracellular protein transport, retrograde transport, endosome to Golgi), which translates to MQLWPVSPPNHFCIPPRCSERDKIDDDLDILATIPLTHSNVVIIITKTRVLVYNFKPFALVAAHERTSESLAEFGDNKGLVPSIAFRDKVSGVTDSKPPTYMSWYQGKLVFYTTTTKNYVLAYQVLRNSTSESIFKDYGLPIIEVSQINEFESAAYDANLDDDVLTVFDKVKSSKVIQNGYVLNKDRGILQFLSAKSEDPNEIPIKKLELRLKVVFKFEYDIIDFIGFKRFSDEDDGKFEENLLVLFADKIQLLKLQDFKFNSSQVVEIANSKKICICDNKLYVISQDKETKKLIIHLIDLNEQKVLEKTEHDCNSELVNAFSIGSRMLVSTKDSVNFFCTEKNQFTYHRKFDFSIKLAEKLTDECFVIITENDRLEICSKFGNKLFSTISEDDSSSNKIHNDTLNYTALVYIDKTLITTCESGYYQIWNFWQEFPQSTFDFRVPKVSAIANNNNDIKFYSSSGDSPLNRIQLQSLKLPTKSLNNNISHIKLNSNLKLVAINISNKNSLLIQNLETSLWYQFTDVHIIDMHWIANNYLVCHLKEYNSDTVSVKCYNLPLKGLENYELEDLEIWAYEIPENVDILKFWVNTHHKYKYLKMKNQKLDSSELSSSDRFFKTAEIILSTSSSIVVFDVISKVQLTGLNTIVNIHQYSSLEIANSLPTRTLEWVSTWKDGFIIYASDMLFRLEKLSDGTIHTTQLLDNVEKIVDVVKHHIYMVQEDKFTIYDINGLWEDRKPILSIKLDEEHYPICISSDAAIVQSLYCVFNKNLSKLIMKNSSYLDKLISVKIDRGDDLYDISRQFSNLKHYKFALEKNLSIKLMEGESITKTLELIKLLNDKPTGHGKISRYSDMLEIISNCLRKSEMKNWKTLFDDLSMSPRELLALCIDNRESKMLGVLLLVFLNYGETEVLGDIQEEKPVELHNPTMDDVLKDEELMFKVLKHLVESSASSSNAIKASEEWELCLQLVRLLKALDKENNTNLMEKATQIILKS; encoded by the coding sequence ATGCAATTGTGGCCAGTATCCCCACCCAATCACTTCTGCATACCACCTAGGTGTTCTGAGAGAGAtaaaattgatgatgacTTGGATATTTTGGCAACAATACCACTTACTCACTCGAATGTTGTCATTATAATTACAAAAACCAGAGTATTGGTGTACAATTTTAAGCCTTTTGCGTTAGTAGCAGCTCATGAAAGAACTTCAGAGTCTCTAGCAGAATTTGGAGATAATAAGGGGCTTGTGCCATCCATTGCATTCAGAGATAAGGTATCTGGTGTAACTGATAGCAAACCACCAACTTATATGTCATGGTACCAAGGCAAATTAGTCTTTTATACAACAACTACTAAGAATTATGTTTTAGCTTACCAAGTTTTAAGAAATTCAACTAGTGAATCTATATTCAAAGATTATGGTTTGCCGATAATCGAGGTGTCACAAATTAACGAATTTGAATCTGCAGCATACGATGCAAACTTAGATGACGATGTTTTAACAGTGTTCGACAAAGTCAAATCATCAAAAGTGATACAAAACGGATATGTTTTAAATAAGGATAGAGGTATATTGCAATTTCTTTCGGCGAAATCAGAGGATCCAAACGAAATACCGATCAAGAAATTGGAGTTGAGGCTGAAAGTTGTCTTCAAATTTGAGTATGACataattgattttattgGGTTCAAGAGATTctctgatgaagatgatgggaagtttgaagaaaatcTTTTAGTGCTCTTTGCGGATAAAATTCAATTATTGAAGCTACAGGattttaaatttaatagTTCTCAAGTGGTAGAAATTgcaaattcaaagaagaTATGTATATGCGATAATAAACTCTACGTTATCTCTCAGGATAAAGAAACTAAAAAACTGATAATTCATCTAATCGATCTCAATGAACAAAAAGTGCTCGAGAAAACTGAGCATGATTGCAATTCTGAATTAGTTAATGCATTTTCAATAGGCTCTAGGATGCTTGTATCTACAAAAGATTCagttaatttcttttgtacAGAAAAGAATCAATTTACATACCATCGCAAATTTGATTTCAGTATAAAGCTTGCAGAAAAATTGACAGATGAATGTTTTGTCATAATAACTGAAAATGATAGACTTGAAATTTGTAGTAAGTTTGGTAATAAGcttttttcaacaatatcCGAGGATGATAGCTCCTCTAATAAGATTCATAACGACACATTAAATTACACGGCGTTAGTCTATATTGACAAAACATTGATCACAACCTGTGAATCAGgatattatcaaatatgGAACTTTTGGCAAGAGTTTCCACAATCTACATTTGACTTCCGAGTCCCAAAGGTGTCAGCTATTGCtaataacaacaatgaTATCAAATTCTACTCTTCATCTGGAGATTCGCCACTAAATCGCATTCAATTACAATCATTAAAACTCCCAACTAAATCACTGAACAATAACATTTCACATATCAAATTAAACTCAAATCTTAAGTTGGTAGCAATTAACATATCTAATAAGAACTCGTTATTGATACAGAATTTAGAAACTAGTCTATGGTATCAATTTACAGATGTACACATTATTGATATGCACTGGATTGCCAACAACTATCTAGTATGCCACTTGAAAGAATATAACTCAGATACAGTTAGTGTCAAATGCTATAACTTACCTTTGAAGGGACTTGAAAATTATGAGTTAGAAGATCTAGAGATATGGGCTTATGAGATACCAGAAAATGTTGATATATTGAAATTCTGGGTAAATACCCAtcacaaatataaatatctcaagatgaaaaatcaaaagctGGATAGCTCAGAGCTATCCTCATCAGACAGGTTTTTCAAAACAGCGGAAATTATCCTTTCTACTTCATCATCTATTGTAGTTTTTGATGTAATTTCCAAGGTTCAATTAACAGGTTTAAATACTATTGTTAATATCCATCAATACTCATCACTTGAAATAGCGAACTCACTACCTACAAGAACTTTGGAATGGGTTAGTACTTGGAAGGATGGTTTCATAATATATGCATCTGACATGTTATTCAGATTAGAAAAATTATCAGATGGTACTATTCACACCACTCAATTACTTGATAATGTTGAAAAGATAGTCGATGTTGTGAAGCaccatatatatatggtTCAAGAAGATAAATTTACAATTTATGATATCAATGGACTTTGGGAAGACCGAAAACCTATACTATCTATTAAATTAGATGAAGAGCATTACCCTATATGTATCTCGTCAGACGCAGCCATAGTACAGTCGCTATATTGTGTGTTTAATAAGAACCTCTCGAAACTCATTATGAAGAATTCTAGTTACCTAGATAAACTGATATCGGTGAAGATTGATAGAGGAGACGATCTTTACGATATTAGCAGGCAATTTTCAAACTTAAAGCATTATAAATTTGCCTTGGAGAAGAATCTTTCCATAAAACTGATGGAAGGAGAGTCTATCACAAAAACATTAGAACTGATTAAACTTCTTAATGATAAACCTACCGGTCATGGTAAAATATCAAGATACAGTGACATGCTAGAAATTATATCTAATTGTCTCAGAAAGAGTGAAATGAAGAACTGGAAAACTTTATTCGATGATTTAAGCATGTCTCCAAGAGAGCTGTTGGCATTATGTATTGATAACAGGGAGTCGAAAATGCTTGGGGTCTTATTATTAGTGTTCTTAAATTACGGTGAGACTGAAGTACTAGGTGACATACAAGAAGAGAAACCTGTTGAGCTACATAACCCGACAATGGATGATGTGTTAAAGGATGAAGAGCTGATGTTTAAAGTCCTAAAACACCTGGTAGAGTCTTCAGCAAGCTCAAGTAACGCTATTAAAGCATCAGAAGAGTGGGAATTATGTCTTCAGTTGGTAAGACTGTTAAAGGCTTTggataaagaaaacaatacaAACCTAATGGAAAAGGCCACTCAGATCATTCTGAAGAGCTGA
- the AFB1 gene encoding Afb1p (CAGL0A03586g~Ortholog(s) have role in response to pheromone involved in conjugation with cellular fusion and fungal-type cell wall localization) translates to MRYALFANVVTLTIGVFAVVEDAKSMAADADMSFFLAFLDDFNERYTEYTSYMIREHHTLPQEVANYYYHLNGVDEYDLKSDIINQFPFTIFKSFITVFPWYSSLLSEGGITDMVLPGDFLSTPTLDLYTSTTDAPTVSLLTSVVSSVTLSNKDITKAAKAAASTYLVSNYMWILLLCMVFDLIGFLTL, encoded by the coding sequence ATGAGATATGCTTTATTCGCTAATGTAGTTACGTTAACAATAGGAGtttttgctgttgttgaagATGCAAAGTCCATGGCTGCTGATGCTGACATGAGTTTCTTCCTGGCGTTTTTAGATGATTTTAATGAACGATATACAGAATACACTTCTTATATGATAAGGGAACATCATACATTACCTCAGGAAGTTGCTAATTACTACTACCACTTAAACGGTGTAGATGAATATGACTTAAAATCAGACATCATTAACCAATTCCCGTTTACGATATTCAAATCCTTCATAACAGTCTTTCCCTGGTACTCATCTTTGTTGTCTGAGGGTGGTATTACTGATATGGTATTGCCTGGTGATTTCTTAAGTACTCCGACATTAGACCTCTACACATCTACCACAGACGCACCTACTGTATCGCTTCTAACCTCTGTAGTTTCAAGTGTTACGTTGTCCAATAAAGACATAACCAAGGCAGCAAAAGCGGCAGCCAGCACTTACCTGGTATCTAATTACATGTGGatactattattatgtATGGTTTTTGATTTAATAGGCTTTTTAACTCTATAG